A DNA window from Mucilaginibacter xinganensis contains the following coding sequences:
- the gltB gene encoding glutamate synthase large subunit translates to MDQAESQQGLYRPEFEHDSCGTGFITNINGHKSYQIIDDALTMLENMEHRGACGCDPDSGDGAGILIQLPHEFFMEECSDLEISLPEPGEYGVGMIFFPKESALKKACKNIIDNAVEKLGLHTLGYRKITTNSSVIGETARRAEPNVEQIFILRPHNITNVDDFERKLYILRRYINKTVSETINAATEHFYFTSLSCKTIVYKGQLTTYQLRKYFTDLSDPRIASGFAMIHSRFSTNTFPSWKLAQPFRLIAHNGEINTLTGNLNWFYSGLKSYASAYFTNEEMEMLLPVIDNNQSDSACLDNIIEILQHTGRSLPHVMMMLIPEAWDGNEQMDPIKKAFYEFHATLMEPWDGPAAITFTDGKLVGALLDRNGLRPLRFVITNDGRVIAASEAGVLNLDESLVLRKGRLQPGKMLLIDTEKGMIITDEEIKQQIASRQPYGRWLENYKIRLGELAEPRLAFASLSEASVFRYQQVFGYTREDIDTIIKPMALDGKEPIGSMGTDVPLAILSDKPQHLSSYFKQFFAQVTNPPIDPIRERLVMSLSTFIGNNGNLLDEDKMHCHCVVLQHPILKNHQLEKLRSIDTGMFHAKTLQTYYNADGMPGSLERGIARLCRYAEDSVDDGFEVLILSDRAIDSEHAPIPSLLAVSAVHHHLIKKGRRGSVGLVVETGDTWEVHHFACLLAFGATAINPYLALSTIETLKNNGSLETSLDLKTLYKNYVKSVNDGLLKIFSKMGISTLQSYHGSQVFEILGINQAVVDKYFTGAVTRIGGLGLDEIARESLCKHKIGFGGSSSGAHLLPEGGIYQWKRRGEQHLFNPTTVHLLQHATRSNNYQVYKEYAKAINEQSEKHFTIRGLLDFAHHREAIAIDEVEPAENIMKRFATGAMSFGSISHEAHSTMAIAMNRIGGKSNTGEGGEDELRYELMPNGDSMRSAIKQVASARFGVTSNYLTNADELQIKMAQGAKPGEGGQLPGHKVDDWIAKTRHSTPGVGLISPPPHHDIYSIEDLAQLIFDLKNANRAARINVKLVSKAGVGTIAAGVAKAHADVILIAGYDGGTGASPISSVKHAGLPWELGLTEAHQTLVRNKLRSRVVLQTDGQLKTGRDLAIAALMGAEEWGVATAALVAGGCIMMRKCHLNTCPVGVATQDPELRKLFSGKPEHVVNLFRFMAEELREIMAELGFRTINEMVGRVQFLKVKDGLKNWKAQKIDLSGILHPVNNPKEVTLYNSEKQDHGMDAILDWQLLAAAKPALEDKTPVFATFDVKNVDRTIGTLLSNEISKIYGSAGLPDNTINYKFKGSAGQSFGAFATKGISFELEGEANDYVGKGLSGAQLAIYPSEKATFTPEDNIIIGNVALYGATSGEMFIRGMAGERFAVRNSGATTVVEGIGDHGCEYMTGGFALILGETGRNFAAGMSGGIAWIYNPNNTFAENCNTEMVDLDPLSIRDEEQIIALLHKHIHLTGSKVAQKLLKNWNIASTQFVKVYPREYKKVLEKLQYQTIS, encoded by the coding sequence ATGGATCAAGCTGAAAGCCAACAGGGCCTTTACCGGCCAGAATTTGAACACGACTCGTGCGGTACCGGATTTATTACTAACATTAACGGTCATAAAAGTTACCAGATAATTGATGATGCACTCACCATGCTCGAGAACATGGAACATCGCGGCGCTTGCGGCTGCGACCCTGATTCGGGTGATGGCGCGGGAATTTTAATACAATTGCCCCATGAATTTTTCATGGAAGAGTGCTCAGACCTGGAAATAAGTTTACCTGAGCCGGGCGAGTACGGTGTGGGGATGATATTTTTCCCAAAAGAATCAGCGCTTAAAAAAGCCTGTAAAAACATCATTGATAATGCGGTTGAAAAATTAGGACTGCATACGCTGGGTTATCGTAAAATAACCACCAACTCATCTGTTATTGGTGAAACCGCCCGCAGGGCCGAACCAAATGTTGAACAGATCTTTATTTTAAGGCCGCATAACATTACCAATGTAGATGATTTTGAACGCAAACTGTACATACTGAGGCGTTATATTAATAAAACGGTTTCTGAAACCATTAATGCTGCAACTGAGCATTTTTATTTCACATCGCTTTCCTGTAAAACCATCGTTTACAAGGGCCAGTTAACCACTTACCAGCTGCGTAAATATTTTACAGACCTTTCTGATCCACGGATCGCGTCCGGCTTTGCCATGATCCACTCGCGCTTCTCAACCAATACGTTTCCATCGTGGAAGTTGGCGCAGCCTTTCAGGCTGATTGCCCACAACGGTGAAATTAATACACTTACCGGTAACTTAAACTGGTTTTATTCCGGTTTAAAATCATACGCTTCAGCCTATTTCACCAACGAGGAAATGGAAATGCTGTTGCCGGTAATTGACAACAATCAGTCTGACTCTGCATGCCTTGATAATATAATTGAAATACTGCAGCATACAGGCCGTTCATTACCGCACGTAATGATGATGCTGATCCCCGAAGCGTGGGATGGTAATGAGCAGATGGACCCAATTAAAAAGGCATTTTACGAGTTCCACGCAACTTTGATGGAGCCATGGGACGGACCTGCTGCAATTACCTTTACCGATGGCAAACTGGTAGGTGCACTGCTTGACAGGAATGGGCTGCGCCCGCTACGTTTTGTGATCACTAATGATGGCCGTGTTATTGCCGCGTCAGAAGCTGGCGTACTTAACCTTGATGAGAGCCTTGTATTGCGCAAAGGCCGCCTGCAACCGGGGAAAATGTTATTGATAGATACCGAAAAAGGTATGATCATTACGGATGAAGAGATCAAACAGCAAATTGCATCGCGCCAGCCTTATGGCCGTTGGCTGGAAAATTATAAAATAAGATTAGGTGAGCTTGCGGAGCCACGTTTGGCTTTCGCCAGTTTATCTGAAGCATCCGTGTTCCGTTACCAGCAGGTTTTCGGATATACCCGTGAAGATATTGATACCATTATTAAGCCAATGGCTTTAGACGGTAAGGAACCGATAGGCTCAATGGGTACCGATGTTCCGCTGGCTATCTTGTCTGATAAGCCGCAGCACCTTTCAAGCTATTTTAAACAATTTTTCGCGCAGGTAACCAACCCGCCTATCGATCCGATTCGAGAGCGTTTGGTAATGAGCCTTTCAACCTTTATAGGTAACAATGGCAACTTGCTTGACGAGGATAAAATGCACTGCCATTGCGTGGTATTGCAGCACCCTATCCTAAAAAACCATCAGCTTGAAAAATTGCGCAGTATTGATACCGGCATGTTCCATGCTAAAACACTGCAGACTTATTATAATGCCGACGGCATGCCCGGATCGCTGGAAAGAGGTATAGCAAGGCTATGCCGCTATGCGGAAGATTCAGTTGATGATGGTTTTGAAGTATTGATACTATCAGACCGTGCTATTGATTCGGAACATGCGCCAATACCATCATTATTGGCGGTATCTGCTGTACATCATCACCTCATTAAAAAAGGACGCCGTGGCTCAGTTGGGCTGGTTGTTGAAACCGGCGATACCTGGGAAGTGCACCACTTTGCCTGTTTGCTTGCCTTTGGCGCAACCGCAATTAACCCGTACCTGGCACTTTCAACCATTGAAACATTGAAAAACAATGGCAGCCTTGAAACCAGCCTTGATCTGAAAACGCTTTATAAAAACTACGTAAAATCTGTTAACGACGGCTTGCTGAAGATCTTCTCAAAAATGGGAATCTCAACGCTGCAGTCATATCACGGTTCGCAGGTTTTTGAAATACTGGGGATTAATCAGGCTGTTGTTGATAAATACTTTACAGGTGCCGTGACCCGCATTGGTGGCTTAGGCCTTGATGAAATTGCCCGCGAATCATTATGCAAGCACAAAATAGGCTTTGGCGGTTCAAGTTCCGGCGCGCATTTATTGCCCGAGGGTGGTATTTACCAGTGGAAACGCCGTGGCGAACAACACTTGTTTAACCCAACAACCGTACACTTATTACAACACGCTACCCGCAGCAACAACTACCAGGTATATAAAGAATACGCTAAAGCTATAAATGAGCAAAGCGAAAAGCATTTCACCATCCGTGGATTGCTCGATTTTGCTCATCACCGCGAGGCTATAGCTATTGACGAGGTTGAACCTGCCGAAAATATCATGAAGCGCTTTGCAACAGGCGCTATGTCGTTCGGTTCCATTTCGCACGAGGCGCACAGCACAATGGCTATTGCCATGAACCGCATAGGCGGCAAAAGCAATACCGGCGAGGGCGGCGAAGACGAATTACGGTATGAATTGATGCCTAACGGCGATTCCATGCGTTCGGCTATTAAACAGGTGGCATCTGCCCGTTTTGGGGTTACCTCAAACTATTTGACCAATGCCGATGAACTGCAGATAAAAATGGCTCAGGGTGCAAAACCGGGCGAAGGCGGCCAGTTGCCGGGTCATAAAGTTGACGACTGGATTGCAAAAACACGTCACTCAACGCCGGGTGTTGGCTTAATATCGCCGCCACCGCATCATGATATTTATTCTATTGAGGATTTGGCCCAGCTGATCTTCGACCTTAAAAATGCTAACCGTGCTGCGCGCATCAACGTTAAGCTGGTATCAAAAGCCGGCGTAGGCACTATAGCGGCAGGTGTTGCCAAAGCCCACGCCGATGTTATTTTGATTGCCGGTTATGATGGCGGTACAGGTGCCTCTCCTATCAGCTCCGTTAAACACGCCGGTTTACCCTGGGAGCTCGGATTAACCGAAGCACATCAAACACTGGTGCGTAACAAACTGCGCAGCCGCGTGGTCCTGCAAACAGACGGTCAGCTAAAAACCGGTCGTGACCTTGCTATAGCAGCCTTAATGGGCGCCGAAGAATGGGGTGTTGCCACCGCAGCTTTGGTTGCAGGCGGCTGTATAATGATGCGTAAGTGTCATTTAAATACCTGCCCTGTGGGAGTTGCTACACAAGACCCAGAGTTAAGGAAACTTTTCTCGGGCAAGCCGGAACATGTGGTTAACCTTTTCCGCTTTATGGCAGAAGAGTTACGCGAGATAATGGCTGAGCTGGGCTTCCGGACCATTAATGAAATGGTTGGCCGGGTACAGTTCCTGAAGGTAAAAGATGGCCTTAAAAACTGGAAAGCACAAAAGATCGATCTTTCAGGTATTTTGCACCCGGTAAATAATCCTAAGGAGGTTACGCTTTACAACAGCGAAAAACAAGATCATGGTATGGATGCCATTCTTGACTGGCAGTTGCTAGCAGCCGCAAAACCTGCACTGGAAGACAAGACACCTGTATTCGCAACCTTTGATGTGAAAAATGTTGACCGTACAATAGGTACCTTGTTATCAAACGAGATCTCGAAAATATATGGGTCTGCCGGGTTACCGGATAACACCATCAATTATAAGTTTAAAGGCTCGGCAGGGCAAAGTTTTGGTGCGTTTGCTACCAAAGGCATTTCGTTTGAACTGGAAGGCGAAGCAAATGATTATGTAGGCAAAGGCTTATCAGGTGCACAGCTGGCCATCTATCCGTCAGAAAAAGCAACTTTTACACCCGAAGATAACATCATTATTGGCAACGTAGCCCTGTATGGCGCTACATCAGGCGAGATGTTTATCAGGGGTATGGCCGGCGAACGTTTTGCTGTGCGTAACTCAGGCGCTACCACTGTTGTTGAAGGTATCGGCGACCACGGTTGCGAATACATGACGGGTGGCTTTGCTTTGATATTAGGCGAAACAGGCCGCAACTTTGCTGCCGGCATGAGTGGCGGTATTGCATGGATCTATAATCCAAACAATACTTTTGCTGAAAACTGCAACACCGAAATGGTAGATCTTGATCCCCTGTCTATCCGGGATGAAGAGCAAATAATTGCATTGCTGCATAAACACATTCACCTGACAGGCAGTAAGGTGGCACAAAAATTACTTAAAAACTGGAACATCGCCTCAACTCAGTTTGTAAAAGTATATCCAAGAGAGTACAAAAAAGTTTTAGAGAAATTACAATATCAAACTATCAGCTAA